The following proteins are co-located in the Gloeocapsa sp. PCC 7428 genome:
- a CDS encoding STAS domain-containing protein: protein MNITHKNGHMVVLHPQGRLDCDGSKRLEAQLTRLMVQRHSLWVINLSQVDFMDSTGLVALITGLKAARESGCRLVLCHLPEPVKLILELTQLDSVFEICEDYNAVLTLTQTPALAA from the coding sequence ATGAATATTACACACAAAAATGGTCACATGGTTGTACTTCATCCTCAAGGACGATTAGATTGTGACGGTAGTAAGCGCTTAGAGGCTCAATTGACACGCCTGATGGTACAGCGTCATTCACTATGGGTAATCAACTTATCGCAAGTTGACTTTATGGATAGTACTGGTTTAGTAGCTTTGATAACAGGACTGAAAGCAGCGCGTGAAAGCGGTTGCCGATTAGTGCTATGCCATTTACCGGAACCTGTCAAGTTAATTTTAGAACTTACTCAGCTTGATTCAGTGTTTGAAATTTGTGAAGACTACAACGCCGTTTTGACATTGACTCAAACTCCCGCTTTAGCTGCTTAG
- the rpsF gene encoding 30S ribosomal protein S6, with the protein MMANYETMYILRPDLAEEQVEQAVTRYQNMLQEQGATQVEIQNRGKRRLAYEIARHREGVYVQMNYQAPGTVIAQLERAMRLSDEVIRYLTIKQESSEIEDSQESPEEATAIS; encoded by the coding sequence ATCATGGCAAATTACGAAACAATGTATATCTTGCGTCCTGATCTCGCAGAAGAACAGGTCGAGCAAGCGGTTACAAGATACCAAAATATGCTCCAAGAGCAAGGAGCAACGCAAGTTGAAATCCAAAATCGGGGTAAACGTCGCCTTGCTTACGAAATCGCTAGGCACCGTGAAGGTGTTTATGTTCAAATGAACTACCAAGCCCCTGGAACGGTTATTGCTCAACTAGAGCGCGCAATGCGATTGAGTGATGAGGTGATTCGCTACCTAACTATCAAGCAAGAATCCTCAGAAATCGAAGATTCCCAAGAATCTCCCGAAGAAGCAACAGCAATCAGCTAG